Part of the Dongia rigui genome, CGTTCTGGAAGTAGAGCTGGGTGGTGAAGCCTTCGCCGACCCCGGCCGCCTTCAGCAATTCCTTGGCCTTCTCCAGATCATGCGGATAGCCCTGATAGGCCTTGTCGTAACCCCCCATGGCCGGCGGCAGCACCTGGTTGGTGGGTGTCGCGCGGTCGTTGAGGATCTTGGCCAGGCGATCCTTGTCGATCGCCATGTTGACGGCCTGGCGCACCTCGACCTTGTCGAAGGGCTTCAGATTGACGTTCATGGCCAGATAATTGGTGTTGAGCTGGTCGGCCGTGATGAAGCGATCCTTCAAAGCCGGATCCTTGCTGACTTCCAGGAACTTCGCCGGCGGGAAGATGTCGCCGGTGATGTCGGCTTCGTTGTTCTGCACCTTCAAGACCTGCACCACCGGCTCGATGCCGAACTGGATGGTGATCTTGTCGGCGAAACCTTCCGCCTTGTTGAAATTATCCTTGAAGCGGTTGAGCACGATGCGCTGGCCGGGCGTGTATTCGGCCAATGAATAGGCGCCGGTGCCGACGATGTGATGCGTGAAATCGGCGCCGTATTTCTCGACTTCCTCTTTCGGCACGACCATGCCGAAATTGAGCCCGAACACGGCCAGCATCGTGGCGTTGGGGGCGCTGAGCTCGAACTTCACGGTCTTGTCGTCCGGCGTGGTGATGCCGGCGATGTCCTTGGCCTTGCCATCGGCAAAATCCTGATAGCCCTTGATGCCGGCGAAATAGCCGGCGCCCGGGCTCTGCGTCTTCGGGTCCGCGACGCGCTCGATCGAATACTTCACATCGGCCGATGTCATCGTGCGGCCGTTGTGGAACTTCACCCCGTCATGCAGCTTGAAGGTGTAGGTGAGGCCATCAGGTGAAATTTCAAAGCTCTCGGCGAGATCGGGTACCAGCTCCGTGGTGCCGGGCTTGTAATCCATCAAGCCGTCGAACACGGCGCGGATCGGCGACCAGCTCTGGAAGGTATAGCCGATGGCAGGATCCATTGAATCAAGATCGTCCTTGAACAGCACCGTGTATTCGCCGCCTTGGCGGGGCGTCGATGCGGCAGGGGCCGCAGCCTCAGACGTCGCGGGAGCAGCAGTGCTCGCTGCCTCGGAGGTCGCTGCCGGCGCTGCCTGGCTCGCAGCCTCTTCCTTCTTCTCCTCGCCACAGGCACCCAGTGCCAGCAGACCGACGAGAGAAACAGTGCTTAAAAGTCGATTCATGATGATGGTCCTTAAGAGATAAGCGCGGGACGCGAATGAGAAATCGGGGGCGGGGCGGCGTCCCTTCCGCCCCGCCCATATCTACGCGTCCGGCCTATTTCCCGTCGGTCGCGTAGACTTCGTCGTAATTGACCGGGATGTGGATCGGGTCGGCGAAGATGCCGTTGGGACCCGCCACGCGCTTGGAATGGATGCCGACCGCCTTCTCGTTGAAGATCGGCGCCCAGGGCGCATCGGTCATCAGATCGGTGAAGATCTTGCCCCAGGCCGCGGCACGCTCATTGGCCTTGGCTGGATCCGTCATCGCATTGGCTTCCGCCGCGCGCTTATCCAGATCCTTGTTGCAATACCACGACCAGTTCCAGCCGCCCTCGACCGCGCCGCCGCAGCCCAGGATGGCGGTGTAGAAGTTGGAAGGATCGGGGAAGTCCGCGATCCAGGCCATGCCGCCCGACCAGATCATCGGCGCCCCGTCCTTCTTGCCGCCGGCGGCAATGACGGTGCCCATATCGAGCGATTTCAGATTCACCTTGATGCCGATATTGCTGAGATCCTGCTGGATCGCCTGGGCGATACGCGGCTGCGGATCGGTGTTCATGACATAGAGGTCGGTTTCGACGCCGCCCTCCAGGCCCGCTTCCTTCATCTTCGCCTTGGCGCCCTCGACATCGAAGGCATAGCCCTTATAGGCCTTGTCGTAACCCGGCATCGCGGGGGGCAGCGGCTGGTTGGCCGGCACCGCGCGGTTGTTGATCAACTGCACGATGCGGTCCTTGTTGATCGCCATGTTGACGGCCTGCCGGACCTCGACCTTGTCGAAGGGCGGGATGTTGACGTTCATGGCGATGTAACCGGTCTGCAGCTGGTCATCCATCGTGACCAGATCCTTCATCGCCGGATCATTCATCACCTCGGTGAATTTCGCGGGCGGCACGTTGTCGCCGGCGATGTCGATCTCACCCTTCTGCAAACGCAGCAGCGCCACCACCGGCTCCTGGCCGATCTCGAACGTAATTTTATCGAGGCGCGGGATGCCTTGGCGGTAATAGTCCGCATTGCGCTCCAGGACGATCTTCTGCCCCGAGGTCCATTCCGTCACCTTGAAGGCGCCGGTACCCACCGGCTTCTTGCCGAAATCGGCGCCGGATTTTTCGACCTCTTCCTTCGGCACGACGAAGGAGAAGTTCAAGGCCATCAGGTGCAGCGTGGTGGCATCGGGGGCGGTGAGCTCGATCTTCACCGTGTAATCGTCCGGCGTGGTGATGCCGGCCACTTCCTTCGCCGACCCGCTTTGGAATTCGGCAAAGCCCTTGATGCCCGAATAATAGCCGGCACCGGGGCTCTGCGTTGCCGGGTTGATCATGCGCTCCAGGCTGTACTTCACATCGGCCGCCTTCATCTCGCGGCCGTTATGGAATTTGACGCCATGGCGCAGCTTGAAGGTGTAGGTGAGGCCGTCGGCCGAGGTCTCGAAGCTCTCGGCCAGGTCCGGCACGATCTCGGTGGTGCCGGGCTTGTAGTCGAGGAGGCCGTCGAACACGCTCTTGATCACCGACCAGTTCTTCCAGTCGTAACCGATGGCGGGGTCGAGGGTTGGGAGATCGTCCTTGAAGGTCACGATCATGCTGCCGCCCTGCTTTGGCTCGCTCGCAGCGGGTGCCGCTGCTTCCGATGTTGCAGCGGGGGCCGCTTCCGATGTCGCGGTCGATGCGGCTTCAGAGGTCGCGGCGGGTGCCGCTTGTGACTGGGCCTCTTCCTTCTTTTCTTCGCCGCAGGCGCCCAGCGCCAACAAGGCGACGATCGATGCAGATGCGAGCAAACGGTTCATCAGATCCTCCTGTCCAAGGGAAAACGAGTCTTCTTCATTTAAGCCGAATTCGGGGGTCGATCAGCGGCGCTGCGAGATCGGCCAGCAGGTTGCCGAGCACGATGGCACAGGCCGAAACCAGCGTCACGCCCATGATGATGGGGATGTCGATCTGCTGGATGGCTTGCCAGGTCAGCTGCCCGATCCCCGGCCAGCCGAAAACGGATTCGACGATGACGATGCCGCTCATGAAGGCGCCGATATCGATGCCGATCATGGCGATGATGGGCAGCACCGCATTGGGCACGATGTGGCGGAAAATGATGCGGCTCTTGCCGAGGCCCTTGGCGCGCGCCGTGCGCACGTAATCCTGCCGCAGCACCTCGATGACGGAGGAGCGCATCATGCGCGCATACCAGCCACCGCCGAGCAAACCGAGGGTCAGCGCCGGCAGCACGATCTGCTTCAGGCTGCCATAGCCGCCGATCGGGAACCAGCCCAGCCACACCGCAAAGACATAGAGCATGGTGTAGCCCAGCAGGAATTGCGGCGCCGATACGAAGACGAAGGCGCCCAGCATCACCACCTGGTCCATCGCGCTGTTGCGGCGGAAGGCGGCATAGGTGCCGATGGAAAGGCCGATGAGGAGCTCAAAGCCAATGGCCGCCAGCATCAGCCACAAGGTGGCCGGCAGGCGCGAGGCGATGAGTTCCGAAACCTGCGTGCGCTGCACGTATGAGCGGCCGAGATCGCCGGTGGCGAGCTTGCCCAGATAGATGCCGTATTGCGCCCAGATCGGCCGGTCGAGGCCCAATTGGTGCCGCACCTGCTCGACCTGGGCGACGCTCGCCGTGCGCCCCGCCACCTGCCGCGCCGGGTCCGCCGGCAAGGCATAGAGAATCACGAAGGTGATGATGCTGATGCCGATGAGGGTGAGCAGCGCCTGGAAAATGCGGCGGATGAGATAGCCGGCCATCAGTGACGCCCCCGCAGCGTGGGGTCGAGGATATCGCGCAGCGCATCGCCGATCAGGTTGAAGGACAGCGCCAGCATGCCGATAGCGACACCGGGAAAGAACACCAGCCAAGGCGCACTTTCGAAATAGGTCTGGTTCTCATTGACCATGTTGCCCCAGGAGGGGGTCGGTGGCTGCACGCCGATGCCAAGATATGAGAGCATCGCCTCAAACAGCGACGTGGTGGCGATGCCGAGCGTTCCCCAGACGATGAGGGTCGGCATCAGATGCGGCAGGATGTGGCGAAAGAGGATGCGCGGCGTCGAGGCGCCGACCGAGCGCACCGCCGTCACATATTCACGTTCCGAGAGCGAAATCGTCTCGGCATAGACCACGCGCGCGATCTGCACCCAGCTCACCAGCGCGATCACCATGACCACGATCCAGATCGAGGGCTGGAACATCGAGGCCAGCAGGATGGCGAGCAGCAGGGCCGGAAACGCCATCATCAGATCGGTAAAGCGCATCAGGCCGCCGCCCACGGCCCCGCGCAGATAGCCCGCGGTGACGCCGATGAAGGCCCCGATGGCGATCGCCACCCCGTTGGCGACCACGCCGACGATCAGCGTCGCCCGCGCCCCATAGATGAGCCGCGACAGCAGATCACGGCCGAGGAGGTCGGTGCCTAACCAGAATTGCGCATTGGGTGGCAGCGGCGCCCCTTCCAGGGTCAGGCCTTCGAAGAATTGCTGCTCGGGGGGATAGGGGGCGATCAGAGGTGCAAAAACGGCCGCCAGAACGAAGACGGTGATGATGACGAGGCCCAGCAGGGCCAATTTGCGCTTCAGCAGCGCGGCAACGATCATGGTTACAAACTTGGAGCTGGTTCAGGATTGGGGCGCACCATAGAACCGCGCCAAAGTCGGATCAAGCACGGTTGTATACAATCGTAAGGCTGGTCGGCGCCTACCCTTGGTCATGGCCCGCGAAGGCACGCCATCCACGGCATGACAGAGGGATGTTAGAAGAAACCGC contains:
- a CDS encoding ABC transporter substrate-binding protein, with the protein product MNRLLSTVSLVGLLALGACGEEKKEEAASQAAPAATSEAASTAAPATSEAAAPAASTPRQGGEYTVLFKDDLDSMDPAIGYTFQSWSPIRAVFDGLMDYKPGTTELVPDLAESFEISPDGLTYTFKLHDGVKFHNGRTMTSADVKYSIERVADPKTQSPGAGYFAGIKGYQDFADGKAKDIAGITTPDDKTVKFELSAPNATMLAVFGLNFGMVVPKEEVEKYGADFTHHIVGTGAYSLAEYTPGQRIVLNRFKDNFNKAEGFADKITIQFGIEPVVQVLKVQNNEADITGDIFPPAKFLEVSKDPALKDRFITADQLNTNYLAMNVNLKPFDKVEVRQAVNMAIDKDRLAKILNDRATPTNQVLPPAMGGYDKAYQGYPHDLEKAKELLKAAGVGEGFTTQLYFQNADPWPRMGQAIQQDLAAIGIKVELKGLDLATSVGVSSKPDGAPMSLTEWYADFPDPSNFYTAILGCAGAIEGGYNWSFYCNKDIDKRAAEADAITDPAKAQERLDAWKGIYADIMKDAPWVPLVNARRYALKSAKIDGDPSYFTDIITQPFPYDTVWVKQ
- a CDS encoding ABC transporter substrate-binding protein; translated protein: MNRLLASASIVALLALGACGEEKKEEAQSQAAPAATSEAASTATSEAAPAATSEAAAPAASEPKQGGSMIVTFKDDLPTLDPAIGYDWKNWSVIKSVFDGLLDYKPGTTEIVPDLAESFETSADGLTYTFKLRHGVKFHNGREMKAADVKYSLERMINPATQSPGAGYYSGIKGFAEFQSGSAKEVAGITTPDDYTVKIELTAPDATTLHLMALNFSFVVPKEEVEKSGADFGKKPVGTGAFKVTEWTSGQKIVLERNADYYRQGIPRLDKITFEIGQEPVVALLRLQKGEIDIAGDNVPPAKFTEVMNDPAMKDLVTMDDQLQTGYIAMNVNIPPFDKVEVRQAVNMAINKDRIVQLINNRAVPANQPLPPAMPGYDKAYKGYAFDVEGAKAKMKEAGLEGGVETDLYVMNTDPQPRIAQAIQQDLSNIGIKVNLKSLDMGTVIAAGGKKDGAPMIWSGGMAWIADFPDPSNFYTAILGCGGAVEGGWNWSWYCNKDLDKRAAEANAMTDPAKANERAAAWGKIFTDLMTDAPWAPIFNEKAVGIHSKRVAGPNGIFADPIHIPVNYDEVYATDGK
- a CDS encoding ABC transporter permease; translated protein: MAGYLIRRIFQALLTLIGISIITFVILYALPADPARQVAGRTASVAQVEQVRHQLGLDRPIWAQYGIYLGKLATGDLGRSYVQRTQVSELIASRLPATLWLMLAAIGFELLIGLSIGTYAAFRRNSAMDQVVMLGAFVFVSAPQFLLGYTMLYVFAVWLGWFPIGGYGSLKQIVLPALTLGLLGGGWYARMMRSSVIEVLRQDYVRTARAKGLGKSRIIFRHIVPNAVLPIIAMIGIDIGAFMSGIVIVESVFGWPGIGQLTWQAIQQIDIPIIMGVTLVSACAIVLGNLLADLAAPLIDPRIRLK
- a CDS encoding ABC transporter permease, whose product is MIVAALLKRKLALLGLVIITVFVLAAVFAPLIAPYPPEQQFFEGLTLEGAPLPPNAQFWLGTDLLGRDLLSRLIYGARATLIVGVVANGVAIAIGAFIGVTAGYLRGAVGGGLMRFTDLMMAFPALLLAILLASMFQPSIWIVVMVIALVSWVQIARVVYAETISLSEREYVTAVRSVGASTPRILFRHILPHLMPTLIVWGTLGIATTSLFEAMLSYLGIGVQPPTPSWGNMVNENQTYFESAPWLVFFPGVAIGMLALSFNLIGDALRDILDPTLRGRH